The region TCGACGGGACCGTCGCGGGCGTCGCCGCGGGGGTCGTCGCGACGGGGGCGGTACCGGCCGACGAGGCGACGGTGCGGCACGGAAGCGTCGAGGGACTCGTGGACGACGGAACGGGAGTGCGCCGAATCCGCGGACTGGCGACGCTCGGGATTTTAGACCGGCAGTTCGTCGGAACCCGAGCGATTCTCGACCCGGGGGACATCATCGGCGGCGTCGTCTCGCGCGCGTCGCCGACCGAAATCGGTCTCCCCGGAATCGCTGGCGGATTCGCGGTCCACCGCCCCGACGACCCCGGCGGCGTCGGCTTCCGATTGGAGACGAAAGGCGAGCGAGAGGAACGCGACGAGAACCGGAATCGAGAACGGAAAGTGCGGGCCGTCACCGTTCCGGGCGTCGTTTCCACCGTTTCCGTCGAGGAACACCGGGTGCTCGCCGACGGCGAGGCGTTCGAGTTCGACGTTTCGAGCGGCGTTATCAGCGCCGACGGCGAGCGCGAACTCGAAGTTCGGGACGCGGCCGTCAGATTGCGACCCGTCGCCGACGGGCCGCGACTCGTCCGAATCGAGCGGGTGGTAGAACGGGCCGCGAGCGAGGGCTACTTCGGCGTCGAGTGACGGAGTTTCCCTACTTTTCGCCCGCCGCAATCACGAGCGGCCACGGGTTTTCGACGTGCTCGACGAGCGTTCCGAGGAAGCGTGCGGCGTCCGCCCCGTCCACGATTCGGTGGTCGAACGAGAGCGAGAAGGAGATGCGCTTGCGAACGGCTACCTCGTCGTCGTCGGTCGGAACCACTTCGCGTTTGATGGCGTTGACGCCGAGGATGGCGATTTGGGGCGGGTTGATGACCGGGTCGAACCGCTCGACGCCGAGGACGCCGAGGTTCGAGACGGTCATCGTTCCCCCCGTGAGGTCGTCCATCGTGTACTCACCGGAGAGCGCTCGGGCGGTCACTTCCCTCCGCCTCGCCGCGAGCTCGGAGAGCGAGAGCGAATCCACGTCGCGGATGACGGGGGCGATGAGTCCGGCGTCGATATCGACGGCGACGCAGATATTGTGTGATTCGTGAAGCTGGTGCACGCCATCCTCGAAGGTGGCGTTGAACTCCGGGTGCGCGTCGAGCGCTGCCGACAGCGCGGTCAGGAGGACGTCCGTCACGGACACGTCGGGGGCGAGCGCCTCGTCCGCGGCCGCCGCCGCGGCGAGCAGTTCCTCGGCGTCGGCGGAGCGATGTTCGGTGACGTGCACCGCCTCGCGGTCGCTCTGGCCGAGGCGGTCCGCGATGGTGCGACGCATACCCGTCAGCGGTCGTTCCTCGTCGCGGGTTCCGGGAACCGTCTCCGGTTCGTCGTATTCCGTCCCCTCGACCGCCAGCCGAACGTCGCTTTCCGTGAGCGGACCTTCGACGGCCGCCCCGACGGTTTCCACGTCGACGCCCAACTCGCGTGCGAGTCGGCGGGCGCTCGGCGTGGCGAACACCCGACCGGAGGGAACGTCGGGTTCGGCGGCCGATTTCGCCTCCGATTCCATTTCCGCCGCCTCCGCTTCCATCGACTCGGCTTCCGTCGCCTCCGCCGCGGCCTCGACGTCGCCCTCGGTCACGGCACCCTGTGGTCCGGTTCCTTCGACGGTGTGAAGCGCCACGTCCAGTTCCTCCGCCCGTCGCTTGGCCCGCGGCGTCGCTTTGACGTCAGTCGGCGGTTCGGCCGTTTCACTCTCGGCTGCCGCTTCGACGTCGCTCTCGTCGATGGCACCCTGCGGCCCGGTGCCGTCGATGGTCGTCAGGTCGACGCCGAGTTCGTCGGCCCGTCGCTTCGCTCGGGGCGTCGCCTTGACCTGCGTCGTCGCCGTACCGCTGGATTCGGCGGCTGACTCCCGGTCGGCGGTCCGAGCCGTGGATTCGCTCGCGGCGGCGGATGACGCTTCGGACGGCGTTTCCGCGGACGCTCCTTCGACCTCCGCGACCAATCCGTCGATGTCAGCGTCGGGTGCGGCGACGATGCCGAGCGGCGCGCCCGGGTCGGTAACGTCGCCTTCCTCGACGAAGACCCGCCTGAGCACGCCCTCCTCCCGCGCGTCGATTTCGGCCGTCGTCTTCTCCGATTCGATTTCGGCGATGACGTCGCCTTCCGCTATCGCGTCGCCCTCCGAAACGGTCCACGCGTTGAGTGTCCCGGAGTCCATCTCCAGCCCCAGTTTGGGCATTTTGACAATGTATCCCATGACAGAGCTAGACAGTGGCGGTTGTATTAAATCTCCACGGCGGGGTTGGGAATGGTGCATTTCGACTGACGGGTCCGAGACGACGAGCGCGACTTCGACCGGACATCCCGGTGAAAATCGATGTCGAAACGGGAGGGAATAGGGCGAGGTTGCGTGTGCCAGTACAATCCTTTCACGTCTCGCGGGAGAAACGAAGGGTATGGCAACGGAATCCAACGAGGAGACGTATTCGTGCGAGCACTGTGACGAGGAGTTCGACGGAGAGGAACGGCTCTACGACCACATGCGGGACGAACACGGCATCACCCCGGAGGAGCAACACAGCGAGGAGTCCGCGGCGGCCCCCTCGGACGCGAGTGCGTCCACCGGGTCGCTCACCGACGAAACCAACGAATCGCCGTCGGCGGCCGAGCCGTCGGAAGCGGCCGGACCCTCGGAGAACGAGGACGATATCGAACCCGACTCGGACGACACCGACGAACGCGGGAACTGAGGGACTCGAATCGACGGGCGAACACGGCGACCCGACAAGAGGTATTTTTTCGAATCAGTCTCCACGGACCGACGACCGGCCGTCCGCGGAGGAACCGAACAGGTCCGTTTCGAAGTAGGTCAGTTCGACGATGAGGGAGACCGCGGCGAGCGCCGCGACGGTGTAGAAGACGCCGCGCTGGGCCGAAAAGAGGTGCCAGAGCATCGTGGGGAGAAACAGGACCGTGCCGACCAGCCCGATTGCGGGCGGAATCGCCGACACGTCTTCGTGGTCGCGCTGGGTCAGCGCGAGGTAACTCGTCCCGCCGAAGACGACGATGAACGTCAGCGACGCGAACGAGGTGATACCCTCCAGACTCCCGGCGACGGTGAACGCCGCGGTCAGCACGCCGAGAACGAGGATGATGTGCTTCGGCAAGTCCTCGTCCGCGTGGAACTCGTCGGACGAACTGGCGTCGAGTTTCTTGGGCAAGAGCCCGTTCTCGATGAGACGGTCGGAGAACTGCGCACTCGTGAACAGCGTCGCGTTGATGGCGCTGGCGGTGGAGAACAGCGCCGAAAGGGAGATGACGAGTTCGCCCCAGTAGCCGCCGAACTCCGAAGCGGCGGTCGCCAGCGCGACTTCGGGGTGTTCGGACACCAGCGCGACGCCGACGATGCTGGTGGTGACGATGGCGACGCCGATGTAGATGAAGACGGCGGTCGGAATCGAGAGGTAGATTGCGGTCGGATTGGTGTCGCTGTGGTCCTTGATGGTCCCTTGCGAGTACATGAGCAGCTGCCAGCCCTGAAACGCCACGAACGACATCGCGGCGGCCATGATGGGTGCGAAGCTCACCGAATCGAGGCCGGTGTGGATGCCGCCGTTGGACGACCCGAACCAGAAACCGACCACGACGAACCCGATGAGGACGGCAATCTTGACGACGACGAGCGCGACTTCGACCCAGCCCGACTCCTCGACGCCGACGAGGTAGAGGGCGACGAAGATACCGATGATGGACAGGGACAGCACCGCCCGTAACGGGAGCCCGAGGACGTGCTCGATACCTGCGATATCGACGGCGTGGTTGCCGAAGGCGTAGGCGTACATGGCTATCGAGCCGACGTAGCCGAACAGGAGGGTCCACCCCGCCATCCCCGCGAGCGTGGAACTGTCCGCGAACCACTCCAGATAGGTCGGCGATGCACCTTCGGGGTCGCTCAGTTAATTCAGTTTGATGTACGAGTACCCGGCGCACATCGCCACGATTCCCGCCAAGACGAACGAGAGCCACGCCAGCGCGCCGGACACTTTCACCACGACGCCGAGAACCGCGTAGATACCGCCACCGATCATCCCGCCGAGGGCCATCGACACCGCACCGGTCAAACCGAGGCCCCCGCCGTCTATGTCGTCACTCATTTTCGCTAGCTTGGCAGTTGGAGGCTTTTCACTTTTGTAGCCGCATGTGGAACCAATTCATAAGGAAAGCGGGTCCGAACGAGGTGTCGCGGAATTCCCGATTCGAACGGAGACGGCCACAACGGTTTGCAGGGAGGAGTGATTTAGACGAGACGATGGTAGACATTCGCTTCGACACGCTTCCCCCCCGAAACCGACTCGGCTGGTGGGTTTTCGTCCTCCTACTCGCGCTCGTTGCGGGGTTCGTCACCTACTCGTTCGTGGGGCTGGTGGTGCTCGGAGTCTTCGGCTACTACGCGACCCGTCCCATCTATCGGCGGCTGCGCGTCATCACCGATTCGGACGGGGTGATAGCGGCGTTGACACTCCTCGTGGTGTTTCTCCCCATCGTTCTGCTCACGTTCTACGCAGGATTTCAGCTGTTTCAGCAGGCACAGCAAGCGTTCGGCGGTACCGCAAATTCGACGCTCGTCACGAACTATCTCGGCGCACTTCCGAAAGCACAACAGGAGCGGGTCCTCGCCGCCATGCAGCAGCCACAGCAGTTCGTCTCCAACCCGCAAAAGACGGTGCAGACGGTGCTTCATTCGGGACTACGGGTCACATCGGCCGTCATCGGCGGGATAATGCTCATCGCGCTCTCGGTGACGCTCGCGTACTTCTTCCTGAAAAACGACGATCAACTCTCCTCGGGACTCACCCAGTTGTTCGGGGGAAAGGACACGACGGCGTACGCCTACGCCGTCGCCGTGGACGAGGACCTCGAATCCGTCTTCTTCGGCAACCTGCTGTTCATCGTCGTGATGTCACTCATCGCGGCGGCCGCCTACTGGGGGACGAACGTCGTCGCGCCGGGCGACCTTCACGTTCCGATGGTGTTCGTGCTCGCGTTCCTCACCGGCGTGGCGAGCCTGATTCCCATCGTCGTCGGGAAACTCGTCTACCTGCCGGTCGTCGGCTATCTCGGGATACAGGCGGTGAACGCGGGCGGAGACTACCTCGTGTTCGTCGGGGGCGTGCTCGTCGTCTACTTCCTCCTGCTCGATACGCTGCCACAGACGTTCCTCCAACCGTACATCACCGGCCGCCAACTCGACATGGTGATGATGATGTTCGCCTACCTGCTCGGCCCCATCCTCTTCGGCTGGTACGGCTTCTTCCTGCTCCCGATACTGTTCATCCTGATGCTGGAGGCGGTTCGCATCGTCCTCCCGGAACTCCTTCACGGGGACCCGCTCACCCCGTCCGTCTCGATGGGAGAATCGGTCGGCACGAACCCGAGTTCGGTGGGGGACGTACCACAAGACGGAAAAACGGACGAGGGCAGCGGTGACGCGGAGGCGGACGTCGAATAGCGCGCGTCGAACCCGCGTTCCCGCCGAATCTTTTTCGGACATCGACGATGTAGCCACGACGATGTTCGCGCACATCCACCAGTATCAACACGAGCAGGTTGCGGACGCCAATCGGACGGCCGGGGAGTCTCAGACCGAGGATTCGGTCGACAAGGACGCGGAGGAGTACTTCGGCAAGAACATGAACGAGTTCGACATCGAAACGTGGGAAACCGTCGAGTACGAGGGAGACCCGATTCAACGACGAACCGTCGCCCTCGACGACGTGGTTGCGATTTCCGTGCCGGACGAACCCGCCGAGGGTGACGACCCCGACCTGCCGGGCCGGACGATTCAGGTCCGAACGGGCGGGGGCGAAACGTTCGTTTCACAGGCCAAAATCGTCGAGGTGCAGGATGCGAACCCCGAGGGAACGTGAATTTTGGGACAGCAGTGAACCGCGGGCGTGAGTCCGCGGGA is a window of Haladaptatus paucihalophilus DX253 DNA encoding:
- a CDS encoding APC family permease; its protein translation is MSDPEGASPTYLEWFADSSTLAGMAGWTLLFGYVGSIAMYAYAFGNHAVDIAGIEHVLGLPLRAVLSLSIIGIFVALYLVGVEESGWVEVALVVVKIAVLIGFVVVGFWFGSSNGGIHTGLDSVSFAPIMAAAMSFVAFQGWQLLMYSQGTIKDHSDTNPTAIYLSIPTAVFIYIGVAIVTTSIVGVALVSEHPEVALATAASEFGGYWGELVISLSALFSTASAINATLFTSAQFSDRLIENGLLPKKLDASSSDEFHADEDLPKHIILVLGVLTAAFTVAGSLEGITSFASLTFIVVFGGTSYLALTQRDHEDVSAIPPAIGLVGTVLFLPTMLWHLFSAQRGVFYTVAALAAVSLIVELTYFETDLFGSSADGRSSVRGD
- a CDS encoding 2-oxo acid dehydrogenase subunit E2, whose product is MGYIVKMPKLGLEMDSGTLNAWTVSEGDAIAEGDVIAEIESEKTTAEIDAREEGVLRRVFVEEGDVTDPGAPLGIVAAPDADIDGLVAEVEGASAETPSEASSAAASESTARTADRESAAESSGTATTQVKATPRAKRRADELGVDLTTIDGTGPQGAIDESDVEAAAESETAEPPTDVKATPRAKRRAEELDVALHTVEGTGPQGAVTEGDVEAAAEATEAESMEAEAAEMESEAKSAAEPDVPSGRVFATPSARRLARELGVDVETVGAAVEGPLTESDVRLAVEGTEYDEPETVPGTRDEERPLTGMRRTIADRLGQSDREAVHVTEHRSADAEELLAAAAAADEALAPDVSVTDVLLTALSAALDAHPEFNATFEDGVHQLHESHNICVAVDIDAGLIAPVIRDVDSLSLSELAARRREVTARALSGEYTMDDLTGGTMTVSNLGVLGVERFDPVINPPQIAILGVNAIKREVVPTDDDEVAVRKRISFSLSFDHRIVDGADAARFLGTLVEHVENPWPLVIAAGEK
- a CDS encoding NAD(+)/NADH kinase is translated as MSQTVGLIVNPVAGRDIRRLTGGASVSSNYAKRRTATCALEGLTVTDDIEVLVMPDNAGLADRIVAGAPDDLVVNLLDMTVTATGEDARTAAERFAAEADAVVVLGGDGTNRDVAHGIGDVPVVSISTGTNNVVPTPIDGTVAGVAAGVVATGAVPADEATVRHGSVEGLVDDGTGVRRIRGLATLGILDRQFVGTRAILDPGDIIGGVVSRASPTEIGLPGIAGGFAVHRPDDPGGVGFRLETKGEREERDENRNRERKVRAVTVPGVVSTVSVEEHRVLADGEAFEFDVSSGVISADGERELEVRDAAVRLRPVADGPRLVRIERVVERAASEGYFGVE
- a CDS encoding AI-2E family transporter, which translates into the protein MVDIRFDTLPPRNRLGWWVFVLLLALVAGFVTYSFVGLVVLGVFGYYATRPIYRRLRVITDSDGVIAALTLLVVFLPIVLLTFYAGFQLFQQAQQAFGGTANSTLVTNYLGALPKAQQERVLAAMQQPQQFVSNPQKTVQTVLHSGLRVTSAVIGGIMLIALSVTLAYFFLKNDDQLSSGLTQLFGGKDTTAYAYAVAVDEDLESVFFGNLLFIVVMSLIAAAAYWGTNVVAPGDLHVPMVFVLAFLTGVASLIPIVVGKLVYLPVVGYLGIQAVNAGGDYLVFVGGVLVVYFLLLDTLPQTFLQPYITGRQLDMVMMMFAYLLGPILFGWYGFFLLPILFILMLEAVRIVLPELLHGDPLTPSVSMGESVGTNPSSVGDVPQDGKTDEGSGDAEADVE